Sequence from the Nitrosopumilus maritimus SCM1 genome:
AAATTATCCCCAGTAACAAAAGCAGTTGGGGTCTAAACACAAAATAATATTCTTTTACAGTTAAGGGAAGATTTTATTTTCTTTTACTCTTTAGTTTTTTTGCTCGAGGTTTTGTTCTGAGTAAACGTCCACAGCAAGGACACCACAATCCTTCCCAATCAATGAACAGTTCACATTCAGGACATCTCTTTTGTCCCAGATCATATCTACTACCATCAAGACCAGTACTTGTTGCCTTGTATTTCTTACAAGATCCATTACAATGCACAAAAGATTATGAAATGAGATATAGAAAAACAATTTCATTATTTTCAAATGTTGAAGAATTAACACCCCAACAAATAAAGAACACACCCAAAAGAATAGAGCATGTCAAACAAAATCAAATGTTCACACATCCTTGTTTCAAAACAAAGTGAAGCACTTGCAATAATGGAGAAATTAAAGAGTGGAGAAAAATTTGGAAAATTGGCAAAAGAACTTTCCATTGATTCAGGAAGTGCCAAAAAAAATGGAAATCTAGGATATTTTACAAAAGGCATGATGGTTAAGCCCTTTGAAGATGCAGCATTCAAGTTACAAGTTGGAGAGGTATCTGAGCCAATAAAATCAGAGTTCGGATATCATATTATCAAGAGATTCGGATAATTTAGTCACAGATATGGCAGTACTTACAGAAAATGCAATAGAAGAAATTTTAGATTATTTAGAAAAATCAATCACAAATCTAGCCAAAGATGCATTTGAGAATTTAGAAGTAAGTGGAGGATTTGAAGGAACAATAAATTTTCTAGAAAGTCAATTTGAAATCAGATTAGAGAATTTACTTGTGGCAAAAGGTTCCAGTACACATCATTTAGAATCAGGAATGAAAAATAAAATTATTCAAAGAAAACAAGTAATTATTCAAAACATTACTAAACAATACAAAAATTAGATAAACGCATCTAATCCTGTCTTTTTAGAAACAACTTCTTGATTTTTTTCCAATACCTTAGTCATTTTATCACCCATTGCTTTTGATGCAGACATTTTTCGTTTACCAATCCAATAGTATGTCTCATCAATAGTATTTTTTGCAATTAGAACAACTAGTTTTCCAGTATCT
This genomic interval carries:
- a CDS encoding peptidylprolyl isomerase; this translates as MSNKIKCSHILVSKQSEALAIMEKLKSGEKFGKLAKELSIDSGSAKKNGNLGYFTKGMMVKPFEDAAFKLQVGEVSEPIKSEFGYHIIKRFG